From the genome of Mycetocola spongiae, one region includes:
- the pth gene encoding aminoacyl-tRNA hydrolase: MAAADTWLVIGLGNPGPQYERTRHNIGQMVAAVLAARLGQAFKRHRSGAQVSEGFLRPGGPKLVVATLTSYMNVSGKQTAALAQFYSVPAERIIVVHDELDIPFDSIKIKIGGGHGGHNGLRDIAAALGTPEFLRVRTGIGRPPGRQDAADFVLAPFSAEERKTLPILIDDAADAVELLAEEGLTAAQLKFHTGK, translated from the coding sequence GTGGCAGCAGCAGATACCTGGCTTGTGATTGGCCTCGGCAACCCCGGCCCCCAGTATGAGCGCACGCGCCATAACATCGGCCAGATGGTCGCGGCGGTACTCGCGGCCCGGCTCGGGCAGGCGTTTAAGCGTCACCGCAGCGGTGCCCAGGTATCCGAGGGCTTCCTGCGACCGGGCGGGCCCAAGCTGGTGGTGGCCACGCTCACCAGCTATATGAATGTTTCGGGTAAGCAGACCGCCGCCCTGGCGCAGTTTTATAGCGTTCCGGCCGAGCGCATCATCGTGGTGCATGATGAGCTGGATATTCCGTTTGATTCGATCAAGATTAAGATCGGCGGCGGACACGGCGGCCATAACGGTCTGCGCGATATCGCGGCGGCGCTGGGTACCCCCGAGTTTCTGCGGGTGCGCACGGGCATCGGCCGCCCGCCGGGCCGACAGGACGCGGCCGATTTTGTGCTCGCGCCCTTTAGCGCCGAGGAGCGCAAGACGCTGCCGATCCTGATCGATGATGCCGCGGATGCCGTGGAACTCCTCGCCGAGGAGGGCCTGACGGCCGCGCAGCTGAAGTTTCATACCGGCAAATAA
- a CDS encoding MazG nucleotide pyrophosphohydrolase domain-containing protein: MTDDPRAAAELPAMGELAAAMHEVRGDCVWSASMTHESLLRYLLEESHEFLEAVQAGDSAGIREELGDLLLQVVFHAEIAEGFDLNDVAAATRDKMIRRHPHVFGSESAGTVAEVESVWGAAKAREKADRAGLLAGIAPTLPGLARAQKVASRLARSPLGEGVDAPALPDTALPEFADEAELGELLYAIARRSERLGLDAESALQGAVGDLARKIAAAEAVARD; the protein is encoded by the coding sequence ATGACGGACGATCCCCGCGCCGCCGCCGAGCTTCCCGCGATGGGGGAGCTCGCGGCGGCGATGCACGAGGTCCGCGGGGACTGCGTCTGGTCGGCCTCGATGACCCACGAATCGCTGCTGCGCTATCTGCTGGAGGAATCACACGAGTTTCTGGAGGCGGTGCAGGCGGGGGATTCCGCGGGCATCCGCGAGGAACTCGGCGATCTGCTGCTGCAGGTGGTTTTTCATGCCGAAATCGCGGAGGGATTTGACCTCAACGACGTGGCCGCCGCCACCCGGGACAAGATGATCCGCCGCCACCCGCACGTATTTGGGTCGGAGAGCGCGGGCACCGTGGCCGAGGTGGAGAGCGTCTGGGGTGCCGCGAAGGCCCGCGAAAAGGCCGACCGTGCGGGGCTACTCGCGGGCATCGCGCCGACGCTGCCGGGCCTGGCCCGCGCCCAAAAGGTGGCCTCCCGGCTCGCGCGCTCGCCGCTCGGGGAGGGCGTGGACGCGCCCGCGCTCCCGGATACAGCGCTTCCGGAGTTCGCGGATGAGGCGGAGCTGGGGGAGCTGCTCTATGCGATTGCGCGGCGCTCCGAGCGGTTGGGCCTGGACGCCGAGTCGGCACTTCAGGGCGCCGTGGGAGACCTCGCGCGGAAGATTGCCGCGGCGGAGGCGGTAGCGCGGGACTAG
- a CDS encoding aldehyde dehydrogenase family protein, with product MIVSQQDFSALDAENLVRDRRAFFRTGATHSYRWRVAQLRALRAMLITHGHEFEHTLLADVGKGATEAQLTEISFTVGEIDHTLRHLRRWLRPRRVAAPVSLAPARARIIREPLGVALIIGPWNYPLQLLLVPLLGALAAGNTAVVKPSEMAPATSALLARLVPRFLDARAVSIVEGAVPETTALLAQRFDHIFYTGNAVVGRIVARAAAEYLTPTTLELGGKSPVFIDESANLRDVARRLIWGKMTNAGQTCVAPDYVLASPKTAALLLPELGAAITEMYGLDPAASPDYGRIVNRHHFDRLGALLSGQSPQIGGESSAESLYVAPTVINGADPESAVMAEEIFGPILPIVHVAGAEEAIEFINAREKPLALYLFSESARVRRHFLRRTSSGGVGVGIPIAHLTVPGLPFGGVGQSGHGAYHGEASITTFSHEKSVLIKGTRPDTLRLIYPPYTLERKRLIAAVMLRGRRGDTL from the coding sequence ATGATCGTTTCACAGCAGGACTTTTCCGCGCTGGATGCGGAAAATCTGGTTCGGGACCGCCGCGCGTTTTTCCGTACCGGGGCCACCCACTCCTATCGCTGGCGGGTTGCCCAGCTCCGGGCCCTGCGCGCGATGCTGATCACGCACGGGCATGAGTTTGAACACACGCTCCTCGCCGATGTGGGCAAGGGCGCCACCGAGGCCCAGCTCACCGAGATTTCCTTTACCGTGGGCGAGATTGATCACACGCTGCGCCACCTGCGCCGCTGGCTGCGGCCGCGCCGCGTGGCCGCCCCGGTCTCGCTCGCGCCCGCCCGCGCCCGGATCATCCGCGAACCGCTGGGTGTGGCGCTGATCATCGGGCCGTGGAATTATCCGTTGCAGCTGCTCCTGGTGCCGCTGCTGGGCGCGCTGGCCGCGGGTAATACCGCCGTGGTGAAGCCCAGCGAGATGGCCCCGGCCACCTCGGCGCTGCTGGCGCGGCTGGTCCCGCGTTTTCTGGACGCGCGCGCGGTATCGATCGTGGAGGGCGCGGTTCCCGAGACCACGGCGCTGCTCGCGCAGCGCTTTGACCACATTTTTTATACGGGAAATGCCGTGGTGGGGCGGATCGTGGCGCGGGCCGCCGCCGAATACCTCACCCCCACCACGCTGGAACTCGGCGGCAAATCCCCGGTTTTCATCGATGAGTCGGCCAATCTGCGCGACGTGGCGCGCCGCCTGATCTGGGGCAAGATGACCAATGCGGGGCAAACCTGTGTGGCCCCCGATTATGTGCTGGCCAGCCCCAAGACCGCGGCGCTGCTGCTGCCCGAGCTGGGGGCGGCGATCACCGAGATGTATGGGCTGGACCCCGCGGCCTCGCCCGATTATGGCCGCATCGTGAACCGGCACCACTTCGACCGGCTCGGCGCGCTGCTGAGCGGGCAGAGCCCCCAGATCGGCGGGGAGTCCTCCGCCGAATCCCTGTATGTTGCGCCCACCGTGATCAACGGTGCCGATCCGGAGAGCGCCGTGATGGCCGAGGAGATCTTCGGCCCGATCCTCCCGATCGTGCACGTGGCGGGCGCGGAGGAGGCCATCGAGTTTATAAACGCGCGGGAGAAGCCGCTGGCGCTCTATCTGTTCTCGGAGAGTGCGCGGGTGCGCCGCCACTTCCTGCGCCGCACCTCCTCGGGTGGCGTGGGTGTGGGCATCCCGATTGCGCACCTCACGGTGCCCGGCCTGCCCTTTGGGGGAGTGGGCCAGAGCGGCCACGGCGCGTATCACGGTGAGGCCTCGATCACCACGTTTAGCCACGAAAAATCGGTGCTGATCAAGGGCACCCGGCCCGATACGCTGCGCCTGATCTATCCTCCCTATACCCTCGAGCGCAAGCGGCTCATCGCCGCGGTCATGCTGCGCGGGCGCCGGGGCGACACCCTATGA
- a CDS encoding nuclear transport factor 2 family protein, protein MSLESPLDETTELPLPVDRFLALLGDKNAPAALDLFAPDAQITSRSGRVFRGHGEVIEWLKQATPSYAYSVTRFGIERDNRLLTVLSRVSGDFPAGAENLAFRFSLNRDESEITSLSVALDA, encoded by the coding sequence ATGAGTTTAGAGTCACCGCTCGATGAGACCACCGAGCTCCCCCTGCCCGTGGATCGCTTCCTCGCACTCCTGGGCGATAAAAACGCCCCGGCCGCCCTGGATCTTTTTGCCCCCGATGCCCAGATCACCTCGCGCTCGGGGCGGGTTTTCCGCGGCCACGGCGAGGTCATCGAATGGCTGAAGCAGGCCACCCCGAGCTATGCCTATAGCGTGACCCGCTTTGGCATCGAGCGCGATAACCGGCTGCTCACGGTGCTCAGCCGGGTCTCGGGAGACTTCCCGGCCGGCGCGGAGAACCTCGCGTTCCGCTTTAGCCTGAACCGCGATGAGAGCGAGATCACCTCGCTCTCGGTGGCGCTCGACGCCTAG
- a CDS encoding Na+/H+ antiporter NhaA gives MNRLRSERFSASLLLGAAVLGLLLANTALGPWLIGLQGTHLGVAGFDLSVGHWISDGLLAVFFFIVAVELKQEMTTGELNSVRRALHPAIAALGGVIIPAGLYLLLTSSSGETGGWPIPTATDIAFAVGVLAMFGRGLPSRIRVFLLALAVLDDLVAILIIAVFFTADPDLLALGFAALSLLAFAILSRIFARRGGPILGGALILLAVLTWGLVYQSGVHATIAGVLLGLVMPALPAQRLTHRLEPFSNGLVLPLFAFSATLVMIPQLPVSELSAPFWAILIALPVGKLLGITAGGLLGSAVMRGGGSGMRPGEIVLVALLGGIGFTVSLLMTELAFTGDGPLKDQGILAVLLGSLLAVIASAIALTLAARRARRTASITRG, from the coding sequence ATGAACAGACTACGTTCGGAGCGCTTTAGCGCCTCCCTCCTGCTTGGCGCCGCCGTGCTGGGCCTCCTCCTGGCCAATACCGCCCTCGGGCCCTGGCTGATCGGGCTCCAGGGCACCCACCTGGGCGTGGCCGGCTTTGATCTCAGCGTGGGCCATTGGATCAGCGATGGGCTGCTGGCCGTGTTTTTCTTTATCGTCGCGGTGGAGCTTAAGCAGGAGATGACCACGGGTGAGCTTAATAGCGTGCGCCGCGCACTGCACCCGGCCATCGCCGCCCTCGGGGGCGTGATTATTCCCGCGGGACTCTATCTGCTGCTGACCTCCTCGAGCGGGGAAACCGGCGGCTGGCCCATCCCCACCGCGACCGATATCGCGTTTGCGGTGGGGGTCCTGGCGATGTTTGGCCGCGGCCTGCCGAGCCGAATTCGGGTATTCCTCCTCGCGCTGGCAGTGCTGGATGACCTCGTGGCTATCCTCATCATCGCGGTGTTTTTCACGGCCGATCCCGATCTGCTGGCGCTCGGTTTTGCGGCGCTCTCGCTGCTCGCATTTGCGATCCTCTCGCGGATCTTCGCCCGCCGCGGCGGGCCCATCCTGGGCGGCGCGCTGATCCTGCTGGCCGTGCTCACCTGGGGGCTGGTCTATCAGTCCGGCGTGCATGCCACCATTGCCGGTGTCCTGCTGGGCCTGGTGATGCCCGCGCTGCCCGCGCAGCGCCTGACCCACCGCCTGGAACCGTTCTCCAATGGGCTGGTCCTGCCGCTCTTTGCCTTCTCCGCCACGCTCGTGATGATCCCGCAGCTGCCGGTATCCGAACTCTCCGCCCCGTTCTGGGCCATCCTGATCGCCCTCCCGGTGGGCAAGCTGCTGGGCATCACCGCGGGTGGCCTGCTGGGCAGCGCCGTGATGCGCGGCGGCGGCTCGGGCATGCGCCCGGGCGAGATCGTCCTGGTGGCGCTGCTGGGCGGCATCGGATTCACCGTATCGCTGCTGATGACCGAACTCGCGTTTACGGGTGACGGCCCGCTGAAGGATCAGGGTATCCTCGCGGTGCTTCTGGGATCGCTCCTCGCCGTGATCGCCTCCGCAATTGCGCTCACCCTCGCCGCGCGGCGCGCGCGCCGCACTGCCTCCATCACGCGCGGATAA
- a CDS encoding GNAT family N-acetyltransferase, whose protein sequence is MPPQIRPFHPADAPGLTRMLHLAYAELGARGLNFTAVDQDVGTTLERCAGGLSWVAEAPGPHRSAPPLGTLTLTIPPGTGIRALTPAARVPGRAWLNQLAVDPGARGTGLARILWETGLRAARAAGCTSIGLDTAEPASHLLALYERWGFTRADTVRWPEKNYDSAILLRPLA, encoded by the coding sequence ATGCCGCCGCAGATACGCCCGTTCCACCCCGCGGATGCCCCCGGGCTCACCCGGATGCTGCACCTCGCCTATGCCGAACTCGGCGCGCGCGGGCTCAATTTCACCGCGGTGGATCAGGACGTGGGCACCACCCTGGAGCGCTGCGCGGGTGGGCTCAGCTGGGTCGCCGAGGCGCCCGGGCCGCACCGCTCGGCTCCCCCGCTGGGAACACTCACCCTGACGATCCCTCCCGGCACGGGTATCCGGGCGCTCACCCCCGCCGCACGGGTACCGGGGCGAGCCTGGCTGAACCAGCTTGCCGTGGATCCCGGGGCGCGCGGAACCGGCCTGGCCCGCATCCTCTGGGAGACCGGCCTGCGGGCAGCCCGCGCCGCGGGATGCACCTCGATTGGCCTCGATACCGCCGAGCCGGCCAGCCATCTGCTTGCGCTCTATGAGCGCTGGGGATTCACCCGGGCCGATACCGTGCGCTGGCCCGAGAAAAACTATGACAGCGCGATCCTGTTGCGCCCGCTGGCCTAA
- a CDS encoding 50S ribosomal protein L25/general stress protein Ctc, with the protein MADNSYKLEAELRTSFGKGAARKLRVLGKIPAVIYGHGSEPKHVSLPAHATGLIVRQSNALITLDIEGNEELVLVRDIQKDPVLRIIEHIDLAVIKKGEKVEVEVPIHVEGQAAPSTFVSVDTNTLRLLVSAIDIPNNVVVSIEGLGEGQHVFAKDVVLPAGAELADEGDILIINVSAAAVNEEPAEAAAEAAAE; encoded by the coding sequence ATGGCTGATAACAGCTATAAGCTTGAAGCAGAGCTTCGCACCAGCTTCGGTAAGGGTGCGGCTCGCAAGCTCCGCGTCCTCGGCAAGATCCCCGCCGTTATCTACGGTCACGGTTCCGAGCCCAAGCACGTTTCGCTGCCCGCCCACGCCACCGGCCTGATCGTTCGCCAGTCGAACGCACTGATCACGCTCGACATCGAGGGCAACGAGGAGCTCGTTCTGGTTCGCGATATCCAGAAGGACCCCGTACTGCGCATCATCGAGCACATCGACCTCGCCGTCATCAAGAAGGGCGAAAAGGTTGAGGTTGAGGTTCCGATCCACGTTGAGGGTCAGGCCGCACCGTCCACCTTCGTCTCGGTGGACACCAACACCCTGCGTCTGCTGGTTTCGGCCATCGACATCCCGAATAACGTTGTCGTGTCGATCGAGGGCCTGGGCGAGGGACAGCACGTCTTCGCCAAGGACGTTGTTCTGCCCGCCGGCGCCGAGCTCGCCGATGAGGGAGACATCCTGATCATCAACGTCTCCGCCGCCGCGGTGAACGAGGAGCCCGCCGAGGCAGCAGCCGAGGCCGCCGCCGAGTAA
- the mfd gene encoding transcription-repair coupling factor, producing the protein MMLSGLISALSGAPSFRNALGYAPRDADFSVTEGLRAPLLAGLLAERGAAGAPPALLAITATGRDSESLIAALESLLPGGLIVDFPAWETLPHERLSPSAEIVGKRLAALRSLRTWDGKTPLVLVASVRAALQPIADNLAAGDPITLVAGGRGYDLHGLAAELVELAYARVDMVSRRGEFALRGGILDVFPPVADHPYRVDFFGDEVEQIRAFSVADQRSLPEPIPGLELGPSRELLLTAPVRQRAREMLHEFPNLSSMLEKISEGIPVEGMESLAPALLERLVNLGHYLPEGTAVAVIAPERVTTRAISLSETNREFLAAAWNAATAGAGAPIDLESGEFITLGAFRDSLKYSRPGESAGDHPWWTLSSFQQGPEDTNLIDVDAMLEIRIDAEAVPTFHGNVEGAIDHIAQRLGEGWSVVVSARGAGLVERARDVLSERGLAARMVDSLPAELDTGVAYLVQAAAEHGFEETEIRLALISEAEFYGRAVGYDSRAVKKLASRRKNVVDPLQLTPGDFVVHQTHGIGKFVELTQRTVSGGGRNPTKTLREYLVLEYAPNKRGYPGDKLLVPTDQLDLLSRYVGGEAPQLSKMGGSDWSQAKSKARKAVRDIAVELVKLYSARMASRGHAFGPDTPWQRELEEAFPFAETPDQLTTIEEVKADMEKSIPMDRLLSGDVGFGKTEVAVRAAFKAIQDGKQVAILVPTTLLVKQHFETFAERYAGFPIHLRALSRFQTAKEAKEVIDGLERGTVDLVIGTHRLLTDNVVFKDLGLVIIDEEQRFGVEHKDKLKKLKTNVDILAMSATPIPRTLEMAVTGIREMSTLATPPEERQPVLSFVGPYNEKQVAASIRRELLREGQIFFVHNRVSSIGRVASQLAELVPEARIAIAHGQLSEAQLEQVVVDFWERKFDVLVCTTIIETGLDISNANTIIIDRADKYGLSQLHQLRGRVGRGRERAYAYFLYDPAKPLSETAHDRLATIAANNELGAGMQVALKDLEIRGAGNLLGGEQAGHIAGVGFDLYLRMVGEAVSTFRGDDTEGPAELRLELPIDAHIPDDYVDSERLRLEAYQKLSSAASGQVVADVDRIDLVLEELRDRYGEPPQVVQNLIDIARLRRRAQASGLSDVVTMGSNLRIAPAHLPDSLQARLRRMYPSAKYLANGDALVVPMPVINGEALADAELIAWVRELLDALFPLPRDAAAG; encoded by the coding sequence GTGATGCTTTCGGGTTTGATTTCCGCACTCTCGGGTGCCCCCTCGTTCCGTAATGCCCTCGGCTATGCGCCGCGGGATGCCGACTTCTCGGTCACCGAGGGGCTCCGCGCCCCGCTGCTGGCGGGGCTGCTTGCCGAGCGCGGGGCCGCGGGTGCCCCGCCCGCGCTCCTGGCCATCACCGCCACCGGGCGCGATTCCGAGTCCCTCATCGCGGCACTCGAATCCCTGCTGCCCGGGGGCCTCATCGTGGACTTCCCGGCCTGGGAGACCCTGCCGCATGAGCGCCTGAGCCCCTCCGCGGAGATCGTGGGGAAGCGCCTCGCCGCCCTGCGCAGCCTGCGCACCTGGGACGGCAAAACCCCGCTGGTGCTGGTGGCCTCGGTGCGCGCCGCGCTGCAACCCATCGCCGATAACCTCGCCGCGGGAGACCCGATCACCCTCGTGGCCGGGGGCCGCGGCTACGATCTACACGGCCTCGCCGCCGAGCTCGTGGAACTCGCCTATGCGCGCGTAGACATGGTGTCCCGCCGCGGCGAGTTTGCGCTGCGCGGCGGCATCCTCGACGTCTTCCCGCCCGTGGCCGATCACCCCTACCGGGTCGATTTTTTCGGCGATGAGGTCGAGCAGATCCGCGCGTTCTCGGTGGCCGATCAGCGCTCCCTGCCCGAGCCCATCCCGGGCCTGGAGCTGGGCCCGAGCCGCGAGCTGCTGCTCACGGCCCCCGTGCGCCAGCGCGCCCGGGAGATGCTGCACGAGTTCCCCAATCTCTCCTCGATGCTCGAAAAAATCTCCGAGGGTATCCCCGTGGAGGGCATGGAATCGCTGGCCCCCGCGCTCCTGGAGCGGCTCGTGAATCTGGGCCACTATCTGCCCGAGGGCACGGCCGTGGCCGTGATCGCCCCCGAGCGTGTCACCACGCGCGCCATCAGCCTGAGCGAGACCAACCGCGAGTTTCTCGCCGCCGCCTGGAATGCCGCCACGGCCGGGGCCGGCGCCCCAATCGACCTCGAGAGCGGAGAGTTCATCACGCTCGGGGCGTTCCGCGATTCGCTGAAATACTCCCGCCCGGGCGAGAGCGCGGGCGATCACCCGTGGTGGACGCTGAGCTCATTCCAGCAGGGCCCCGAGGATACCAACCTGATCGATGTGGACGCGATGCTGGAGATCCGCATCGATGCCGAGGCCGTGCCCACCTTCCACGGCAATGTGGAGGGCGCGATCGACCATATCGCCCAGCGCCTCGGCGAGGGCTGGAGCGTGGTGGTCTCGGCGCGCGGCGCGGGCCTCGTGGAGCGCGCCCGCGATGTACTCAGCGAGCGCGGGCTGGCCGCCCGCATGGTGGACTCCCTGCCCGCCGAGCTGGATACCGGTGTGGCCTATCTGGTGCAGGCCGCGGCCGAGCACGGCTTCGAGGAGACCGAGATTCGCCTGGCCCTGATCAGCGAGGCCGAGTTTTATGGCCGCGCGGTGGGCTACGATTCCCGGGCCGTAAAAAAGCTCGCCTCGCGCCGCAAAAACGTGGTGGACCCGCTCCAGCTCACGCCGGGCGATTTTGTGGTTCACCAGACCCACGGCATCGGAAAATTTGTGGAGCTCACCCAGCGCACCGTCTCGGGTGGCGGCCGCAATCCCACCAAAACCCTGCGCGAATATCTGGTGCTGGAATACGCGCCGAATAAGCGCGGCTATCCGGGCGATAAGCTCCTTGTTCCCACGGATCAGCTCGACCTCCTCTCGCGCTATGTGGGTGGCGAGGCCCCGCAGCTCTCCAAGATGGGCGGCTCGGATTGGTCCCAGGCCAAGAGCAAGGCGCGCAAGGCCGTGCGCGATATCGCGGTGGAGCTGGTGAAGCTCTATTCCGCGCGGATGGCCAGCCGCGGGCATGCCTTTGGCCCGGATACCCCGTGGCAGCGCGAGCTGGAGGAGGCGTTCCCGTTTGCGGAGACCCCCGATCAGCTCACCACCATCGAGGAGGTCAAGGCGGATATGGAGAAGTCCATTCCCATGGACCGCCTGCTCTCGGGAGACGTGGGCTTTGGTAAAACCGAGGTGGCGGTGCGCGCCGCGTTTAAGGCCATTCAGGACGGCAAGCAGGTGGCCATCCTGGTTCCCACCACCCTGCTCGTGAAGCAGCACTTCGAGACCTTCGCCGAGCGCTATGCCGGGTTCCCCATCCACCTGCGCGCGCTCAGCCGCTTCCAGACCGCAAAGGAGGCCAAGGAGGTCATCGACGGCCTGGAACGCGGCACCGTGGACCTGGTGATCGGAACCCATCGCCTGCTCACCGATAACGTGGTCTTTAAAGACCTCGGCCTCGTGATCATCGACGAGGAACAGCGCTTCGGTGTGGAGCATAAGGATAAGCTCAAAAAGCTTAAGACCAACGTGGATATCCTCGCGATGAGCGCCACCCCTATCCCGCGCACGTTGGAGATGGCCGTGACCGGCATCCGCGAAATGTCCACGCTGGCCACCCCGCCCGAGGAGCGCCAGCCCGTGCTGAGCTTTGTGGGGCCCTATAACGAAAAGCAGGTGGCCGCGTCGATTCGCCGCGAGCTGCTGCGCGAGGGGCAGATCTTTTTTGTCCATAACCGCGTGTCCAGCATCGGCCGGGTCGCGAGTCAGCTGGCCGAGCTGGTGCCCGAGGCGCGCATCGCGATCGCGCATGGTCAGCTCTCCGAGGCGCAGCTGGAGCAGGTGGTGGTGGATTTCTGGGAGCGCAAATTTGATGTGCTGGTGTGTACCACCATCATCGAGACCGGCCTGGATATCTCCAATGCCAATACCATCATCATCGATCGCGCCGATAAATACGGCCTGAGCCAGCTGCACCAGCTGCGCGGGCGCGTGGGCCGCGGGCGCGAGCGCGCCTATGCGTATTTCCTCTACGATCCGGCCAAGCCGCTCTCCGAGACCGCCCACGACCGCCTCGCCACCATCGCGGCCAATAACGAGCTCGGTGCGGGCATGCAGGTGGCGCTCAAGGATCTGGAGATCCGCGGGGCCGGCAACCTGCTGGGCGGCGAGCAGGCCGGACATATCGCGGGGGTGGGTTTTGACCTCTACCTGCGCATGGTGGGCGAGGCCGTGAGCACGTTCCGCGGCGACGATACCGAGGGCCCGGCCGAGCTGCGCCTTGAGCTCCCCATCGACGCCCATATCCCCGATGATTATGTGGATAGCGAACGGCTGCGCCTGGAGGCCTATCAGAAGCTGTCGAGTGCCGCCTCGGGCCAGGTGGTCGCCGATGTGGACCGCATCGACCTCGTGCTTGAGGAGCTGCGCGATCGCTATGGCGAGCCCCCGCAGGTGGTCCAAAACCTGATCGATATTGCGCGCCTGCGCCGCCGCGCCCAGGCCTCGGGCCTGAGCGATGTGGTCACGATGGGCTCCAATCTGCGCATCGCGCCCGCGCATCTGCCCGATTCGCTTCAGGCGCGGCTGCGGCGCATGTATCCCAGCGCCAAATACCTGGCCAATGGCGATGCCCTGGTGGTGCCGATGCCCGTGATCAACGGCGAGGCGCTGGCCGATGCCGAGCTGATCGCCTGGGTTCGCGAGCTGCTGGACGCGCTATTCCCGCTGCCGCGGGACGCCGCCGCGGGCTAG
- a CDS encoding glycosyltransferase family 39 protein: MTTAVSSPPLPAPVPPTRGRIPWPLLVLLGVAGTAISVTGSWIPSFWGDEAASIMSAERSWASLWPMLGTVDAVHGLYYAFLHVWIDLFGASPFSVRLPSALAVGLATASLAVLGARLSRPAVGITAAALFATLPRTTYYGMETRAYAFTMVLVIWLLLLLISLVARRETRVLPWLGFAALFAVANILFIYTVLFALVFAAIGLLMRPGAATAWRGALWIGAGALVSLPVLVFAYLEREQIAFLHSRNGFTAKALFETPWFTNTLLAWIGWSAILIGLLLGVITRVRLRRGLAVRPGLAAVFAPRSEGGAALPTVLSVGVIWLVVPSLLLAAGTLITPLYSPRYLAFTAPAVALLMAVGVVALAQALRAAWLAPLLTLAMIAATIPVYLDQRTPFPRNGGTDWNAIADTMDRRAQPGDAVIFDSTPINARKPRLALHLYPEAFAGLEDVGLRTRFDLTDGLWDRSYGLDDTIARLDGATTVWFVQASEKFSTDPERSAEYLPALEAAGYTVVDSVRHNQSEIFELRLGG, translated from the coding sequence GTGACTACCGCCGTTTCCTCCCCGCCCCTGCCCGCGCCCGTTCCCCCCACGCGGGGCCGGATTCCGTGGCCGCTGCTGGTACTCCTGGGTGTGGCAGGCACGGCAATCTCCGTGACCGGTTCCTGGATCCCGTCGTTCTGGGGTGATGAGGCGGCGAGCATCATGTCGGCCGAGCGTTCCTGGGCCTCGCTCTGGCCCATGCTGGGCACGGTGGACGCGGTACACGGCTTATATTATGCGTTCCTGCACGTCTGGATCGATCTGTTTGGGGCGAGCCCGTTCTCGGTGCGCCTGCCCAGCGCGCTGGCCGTGGGGCTGGCCACCGCGAGCCTCGCGGTGCTGGGTGCCCGGCTCTCCCGCCCGGCCGTGGGCATCACCGCGGCGGCCCTGTTTGCCACGCTGCCGCGCACCACGTATTACGGCATGGAGACCCGCGCCTATGCGTTTACGATGGTGCTGGTGATCTGGCTGCTGCTGCTGTTGATCTCGCTGGTGGCGCGCCGCGAAACGCGCGTTCTGCCGTGGCTGGGTTTTGCCGCGCTTTTTGCGGTGGCCAATATTCTGTTTATCTATACGGTGCTTTTTGCCCTGGTTTTTGCCGCGATTGGGCTGCTGATGCGGCCCGGTGCCGCGACCGCGTGGCGCGGGGCCCTCTGGATCGGCGCCGGCGCGCTGGTCTCGCTCCCGGTGCTGGTTTTTGCCTATCTGGAACGCGAGCAGATCGCCTTCCTCCACTCCCGTAATGGCTTTACCGCGAAGGCTCTTTTTGAGACCCCGTGGTTCACCAATACCCTGCTGGCCTGGATCGGCTGGTCGGCGATCCTGATCGGGCTGCTGCTCGGGGTGATTACCCGGGTGCGCCTGCGGCGCGGCCTGGCCGTGCGCCCCGGCCTGGCCGCGGTATTTGCCCCGCGCAGCGAGGGCGGGGCCGCGCTGCCCACGGTGCTGAGCGTCGGCGTGATCTGGCTGGTGGTGCCCTCGCTGCTGCTCGCCGCGGGAACCCTCATCACCCCGCTCTATTCCCCGCGTTATCTGGCCTTCACCGCGCCGGCCGTGGCCCTGCTGATGGCGGTGGGAGTGGTGGCCCTGGCCCAGGCGCTGCGCGCGGCGTGGCTTGCGCCCCTGCTCACGCTCGCGATGATCGCGGCGACGATTCCCGTATATCTGGATCAGCGCACCCCGTTCCCGCGCAATGGTGGAACCGACTGGAATGCGATCGCCGATACCATGGACCGGCGCGCGCAGCCCGGGGATGCCGTGATCTTTGATTCCACCCCGATTAACGCCCGCAAGCCGCGGCTCGCGCTGCACCTCTACCCCGAGGCCTTTGCCGGGCTGGAGGATGTGGGCCTGCGCACGCGCTTTGATCTCACTGATGGGCTCTGGGACCGCAGCTATGGCCTGGACGATACCATCGCCCGGCTCGACGGGGCCACAACCGTATGGTTTGTGCAGGCCTCGGAGAAGTTCAGCACCGATCCCGAGCGCAGCGCCGAATATCTGCCCGCACTCGAGGCCGCGGGCTATACCGTGGTGGATTCGGTGCGGCATAACCAGTCGGAGATTTTTGAACTGCGCCTCGGCGGTTAG